One Rhinolophus sinicus isolate RSC01 linkage group LG06, ASM3656204v1, whole genome shotgun sequence DNA window includes the following coding sequences:
- the TAS1R3 gene encoding taste receptor type 1 member 3 isoform X4, giving the protein MQISATGHSPTPPNAPALCGPRFSSHGLLWALAVKMAVEEINRGSTLLPGLRLGYDLFDTCLEPVVAMKPSLMFMAKAGGHDVAAYCDYTRYQPRVLAIIGPHSSELAFVTGKFFGFFLMPQVSYGASVDLLSNRETFPSFFRTVPSDRVQVAAVVELLQELQWSWVAALGSDDTYGRQGLRLFSSLASTRGICIAHEGLVPPHTPHLQPGAVQGLLSHVSRAGVQVVVLFSSAHAARTLFSYSIHCGLSPKVWVASEAWLTSDLVMSLPGMAQVGTVLGFLQRGTPMPAFASYVQTRLALAADPAFCASLDAEQPGLEEHILGPRCPQCDHITLENLSASLLHPQIFAAYAAVYGVAQALHNTLLCTASGCPVREPVRPWQLLENMYNLSFRAHGQAMRFDTSGNVDMDYDLKLWVWQDQTPELRTVGTFNGRLQLLPSQMWWHTPRNEKPVSQCSWRCKKGQVRRVKGFHSCCYDCVDCKAGSYLRNPEDLFCTQCDQDKWSPARSLHCFPRRPRFLAWGEPSVLLLLVLLGLTLGLVLAALGLFVRHRDSPLVQASGGLRACFGLACLGLVCLSVLLFPGRPGRASCLAQQPLLHLPLTGCLSTLLLQAAEIFMESELPPSWAGQLRGHLQGPWAWLAMLLAMLVEVALCTWYLVAFPPEVVTDWQVLPTEALVHCRVRSWVSFGVVHATNVMLASLCFLGTFLVQTRPGCYNGARGLTFAMLAYFVTWVSFVPLFANVHVAYQPAVQMGASLLCALGILVTFHLPRCYLLLWRPECNTPEFFLGGGAGGARERGGSGDEETQSKNE; this is encoded by the exons ATGCAGATCTCAGCAACAGGACACAGCCCAACACCACCAAATGCACCAG CCCTGTGTGGCCCCAGGTTCTCGTCGCATGGCCTGCTCTGGGCACTGGCCGTGAAGATGGCCGTGGAGGAGATCAACAGAGGGTCCACCCTGCTGCCCGGGCTGCGCCTGGGCTATGACCTCTTCGACACATGCTTGGAGCCTGTGGTGGCCATGAAGCCCAGCCTCATGTTTATGGCCAAGGCAGGCGGACATGACGTGGCCGCCTACTGCGACTACACGCGGTACCAGCCCCGTGTGCTGGCCATCATCGGGCCCCACTCCTCCGAGCTCGCCTTCGTCACCGGCAAGTTCTTCGGTTTCTTCCTCATGCCCCAG GTGAGCTACGGCGCCAGCGTGGACCTGCTGAGCAACCGGGAGACGTTCCCATCCTTCTTCCGCACGGTGCCCAGCGACCGGGTGCAGGTGGCCGCCGTGGTGGAGCTGCTGCAGGAGCTGCAGTGGAGCTGGGTGGCTGCCCTGGGCAGCGACGACACGTACGGCCGGCAGGGCCTGCGCCTGTTCTCCAGCCTGGCCAGTACGCGGGGCATCTGCATCGCGCACGAGGGCCTGGTGCCGCCCCACACCCCCCACCTGCAGCCGGGCGCCGTGCAGGGGCTGCTGAGCCACGTGAGCCGCGCTGGCGTACAGGTGGTGGTGCTGTTCTCCTCTGCCCATGCCGCCCGCACCCTCTTCAGCTACAGCATCCACTGCGGGCTCTCGCCCAAGGTGTGGGTGGCCAGCGAGGCCTGGCTGACCTCGGACCTGGTCATGAGTCTGCCTGGCATGGCCCAGGTGGGCACCGTGCTCGGCTTCCTGCAACGGGGCACCCCGATGCCGGCGTTCGCGTCCTACGTGCAGACCCGCCTGGCCCTGGCTGCTGACCCTGCCTTCTGCGCCTCGCTGGACGCTGAGCAGCCAGGCCTGGAGGAGCACATACTGGGGCCGCGCTGTCCCCAGTGTGACCACATCACGCTGGAGAACCTGTCTGCCAGTCTGCTGCACCCCCAGATCTTCGCAGCATATGCAGCCGTATACGGCGTAGCCCAGGCCCTGCACAACACGCTGCTGTGCACTGCCTCGGGCTGCCCAGTGCGGGAGCCCGTGCGGCCCTGGCAG CTCCTAGAGAACATGTACAACCTGAGCTTCCGAGCGCATGGCCAGGCAATGCGGTTTGACACCAGTGGGAACGTGGACATGGATTATGACCTGAAGCTGTGGGTGTGGCAGGACCAGACGCCCGAGCTACGCACTGTGGGTACCTTCAATGGCCGCCTGCAGTTGCTGCCCTCCCAGATGTGGTGGCACACACCCAGGAACGAG AAGCCAGTGTCCCAGTGCTCATGGAGATGCAAGAAGGGCCAGGTACGCCGTGTGAAAGGTTTCCACTCCTGTTGCTATGACTGTGTGGACTGCAAGGCAGGCAGTTACCTGCGCAACCCAG AAGATCTCTTCTGCACCCAGTGTGACCAGGACAAGTGGTCCCCAGCCCGGAGCCTGCACTGCTTCCCCCGCAGACCCAGGTTCCTGGCGTGGGGGGAGCCGTCCGTGCTGCTGCTGCTCGTGCTTCTGGGCCTGACTCTGGGCCTGGTGCTGGCAGCCCTGGGGCTATTTGTCCGGCATCGGGACAGCCCACTGGTTCAGGCCTCGGGCGGCCTGCGGGCCTGCTTTGGCCTGGCCTGCCTGGGCCTCgtctgcctcagtgtcctcctgTTCCCTGGCCGGCCCGGCCGTGCCAGCTGCCTGGCCCAGCAGCCGCTGCTTCACCTCCCGCTCACCGGCTGCCTCAGCACGCTCCTCCTGCAGGCGGCCGAGATCTTCATGGAGTCGGAGCTGCCGCCCAGCTGGGCGGGTCAGCTGCGTGGCCACCTGCAGGGGCCCTGGGCCTGGCTGGCGATGCTGCTCGCCATGCTGGTGGAGGTGGCACTGTGCACCTGGTACCTGGTGGCCTTCCCGCCAGAGGTGGTGACAGACTGGCAGGTGCTGCCCACGGAGGCACTAGTGCACTGTCGCGTGCGCTCCTGGGTCAGCTTTGGCGTGGTGCATGCCACCAACGTCATGCTGGcctccctctgcttcctgggcACCTTCCTGGTGCAGACCCGGCCTGGCTGCTACAATGGTGCCCGTGGCCTCACCTTTGCCATGCTGGCCTACTTTGTCACCTGGGTCTCCTTTGTGCCCCTCTTTGCCAACGTGCATGTGGCTTACCAGCCGGCTGTGCAGATGGGCGCGAGCCTCCTTTGTGCCCTGGGAATCCTGGTCACCTTCCACCTGCCCAGGTGCTACCTGCTGCTGTGGCGGCCAGAATGCAACACCCCTGAGTTCTTCCTGGGAGGGGGTGCTGGTGGTGCCAGAGAGCGGGGTGGCAGTGGGGATGAAGAGACTCAGAGCAAAAACGAGTGA
- the TAS1R3 gene encoding taste receptor type 1 member 3 isoform X3, whose protein sequence is MQGDYVLGGLFPLGSTEDADLSNRTQPNTTKCTRFSSHGLLWALAVKMAVEEINRGSTLLPGLRLGYDLFDTCLEPVVAMKPSLMFMAKAGGHDVAAYCDYTRYQPRVLAIIGPHSSELAFVTGKFFGFFLMPQVSYGASVDLLSNRETFPSFFRTVPSDRVQVAAVVELLQELQWSWVAALGSDDTYGRQGLRLFSSLASTRGICIAHEGLVPPHTPHLQPGAVQGLLSHVSRAGVQVVVLFSSAHAARTLFSYSIHCGLSPKVWVASEAWLTSDLVMSLPGMAQVGTVLGFLQRGTPMPAFASYVQTRLALAADPAFCASLDAEQPGLEEHILGPRCPQCDHITLENLSASLLHPQIFAAYAAVYGVAQALHNTLLCTASGCPVREPVRPWQLLENMYNLSFRAHGQAMRFDTSGNVDMDYDLKLWVWQDQTPELRTVGTFNGRLQLLPSQMWWHTPRNEKPVSQCSWRCKKGQVRRVKGFHSCCYDCVDCKAGSYLRNPEDLFCTQCDQDKWSPARSLHCFPRRPRFLAWGEPSVLLLLVLLGLTLGLVLAALGLFVRHRDSPLVQASGGLRACFGLACLGLVCLSVLLFPGRPGRASCLAQQPLLHLPLTGCLSTLLLQAAEIFMESELPPSWAGQLRGHLQGPWAWLAMLLAMLVEVALCTWYLVAFPPEVVTDWQVLPTEALVHCRVRSWVSFGVVHATNVMLASLCFLGTFLVQTRPGCYNGARGLTFAMLAYFVTWVSFVPLFANVHVAYQPAVQMGASLLCALGILVTFHLPRCYLLLWRPECNTPEFFLGGGAGGARERGGSGDEETQSKNE, encoded by the exons ATGCAAGGGGACTACGTGCTAGGCGGGCTCTTCCCCCTGGGCTCGACCGAGGATGCAGATCTCAGCAACAGGACACAGCCCAACACCACCAAATGCACCAG GTTCTCGTCGCATGGCCTGCTCTGGGCACTGGCCGTGAAGATGGCCGTGGAGGAGATCAACAGAGGGTCCACCCTGCTGCCCGGGCTGCGCCTGGGCTATGACCTCTTCGACACATGCTTGGAGCCTGTGGTGGCCATGAAGCCCAGCCTCATGTTTATGGCCAAGGCAGGCGGACATGACGTGGCCGCCTACTGCGACTACACGCGGTACCAGCCCCGTGTGCTGGCCATCATCGGGCCCCACTCCTCCGAGCTCGCCTTCGTCACCGGCAAGTTCTTCGGTTTCTTCCTCATGCCCCAG GTGAGCTACGGCGCCAGCGTGGACCTGCTGAGCAACCGGGAGACGTTCCCATCCTTCTTCCGCACGGTGCCCAGCGACCGGGTGCAGGTGGCCGCCGTGGTGGAGCTGCTGCAGGAGCTGCAGTGGAGCTGGGTGGCTGCCCTGGGCAGCGACGACACGTACGGCCGGCAGGGCCTGCGCCTGTTCTCCAGCCTGGCCAGTACGCGGGGCATCTGCATCGCGCACGAGGGCCTGGTGCCGCCCCACACCCCCCACCTGCAGCCGGGCGCCGTGCAGGGGCTGCTGAGCCACGTGAGCCGCGCTGGCGTACAGGTGGTGGTGCTGTTCTCCTCTGCCCATGCCGCCCGCACCCTCTTCAGCTACAGCATCCACTGCGGGCTCTCGCCCAAGGTGTGGGTGGCCAGCGAGGCCTGGCTGACCTCGGACCTGGTCATGAGTCTGCCTGGCATGGCCCAGGTGGGCACCGTGCTCGGCTTCCTGCAACGGGGCACCCCGATGCCGGCGTTCGCGTCCTACGTGCAGACCCGCCTGGCCCTGGCTGCTGACCCTGCCTTCTGCGCCTCGCTGGACGCTGAGCAGCCAGGCCTGGAGGAGCACATACTGGGGCCGCGCTGTCCCCAGTGTGACCACATCACGCTGGAGAACCTGTCTGCCAGTCTGCTGCACCCCCAGATCTTCGCAGCATATGCAGCCGTATACGGCGTAGCCCAGGCCCTGCACAACACGCTGCTGTGCACTGCCTCGGGCTGCCCAGTGCGGGAGCCCGTGCGGCCCTGGCAG CTCCTAGAGAACATGTACAACCTGAGCTTCCGAGCGCATGGCCAGGCAATGCGGTTTGACACCAGTGGGAACGTGGACATGGATTATGACCTGAAGCTGTGGGTGTGGCAGGACCAGACGCCCGAGCTACGCACTGTGGGTACCTTCAATGGCCGCCTGCAGTTGCTGCCCTCCCAGATGTGGTGGCACACACCCAGGAACGAG AAGCCAGTGTCCCAGTGCTCATGGAGATGCAAGAAGGGCCAGGTACGCCGTGTGAAAGGTTTCCACTCCTGTTGCTATGACTGTGTGGACTGCAAGGCAGGCAGTTACCTGCGCAACCCAG AAGATCTCTTCTGCACCCAGTGTGACCAGGACAAGTGGTCCCCAGCCCGGAGCCTGCACTGCTTCCCCCGCAGACCCAGGTTCCTGGCGTGGGGGGAGCCGTCCGTGCTGCTGCTGCTCGTGCTTCTGGGCCTGACTCTGGGCCTGGTGCTGGCAGCCCTGGGGCTATTTGTCCGGCATCGGGACAGCCCACTGGTTCAGGCCTCGGGCGGCCTGCGGGCCTGCTTTGGCCTGGCCTGCCTGGGCCTCgtctgcctcagtgtcctcctgTTCCCTGGCCGGCCCGGCCGTGCCAGCTGCCTGGCCCAGCAGCCGCTGCTTCACCTCCCGCTCACCGGCTGCCTCAGCACGCTCCTCCTGCAGGCGGCCGAGATCTTCATGGAGTCGGAGCTGCCGCCCAGCTGGGCGGGTCAGCTGCGTGGCCACCTGCAGGGGCCCTGGGCCTGGCTGGCGATGCTGCTCGCCATGCTGGTGGAGGTGGCACTGTGCACCTGGTACCTGGTGGCCTTCCCGCCAGAGGTGGTGACAGACTGGCAGGTGCTGCCCACGGAGGCACTAGTGCACTGTCGCGTGCGCTCCTGGGTCAGCTTTGGCGTGGTGCATGCCACCAACGTCATGCTGGcctccctctgcttcctgggcACCTTCCTGGTGCAGACCCGGCCTGGCTGCTACAATGGTGCCCGTGGCCTCACCTTTGCCATGCTGGCCTACTTTGTCACCTGGGTCTCCTTTGTGCCCCTCTTTGCCAACGTGCATGTGGCTTACCAGCCGGCTGTGCAGATGGGCGCGAGCCTCCTTTGTGCCCTGGGAATCCTGGTCACCTTCCACCTGCCCAGGTGCTACCTGCTGCTGTGGCGGCCAGAATGCAACACCCCTGAGTTCTTCCTGGGAGGGGGTGCTGGTGGTGCCAGAGAGCGGGGTGGCAGTGGGGATGAAGAGACTCAGAGCAAAAACGAGTGA
- the TAS1R3 gene encoding taste receptor type 1 member 3 isoform X1, whose protein sequence is MSGLALLGLTALLGLTALLGFGAGAPLCLSRQLRMQGDYVLGGLFPLGSTEDADLSNRTQPNTTKCTRFSSHGLLWALAVKMAVEEINRGSTLLPGLRLGYDLFDTCLEPVVAMKPSLMFMAKAGGHDVAAYCDYTRYQPRVLAIIGPHSSELAFVTGKFFGFFLMPQVSYGASVDLLSNRETFPSFFRTVPSDRVQVAAVVELLQELQWSWVAALGSDDTYGRQGLRLFSSLASTRGICIAHEGLVPPHTPHLQPGAVQGLLSHVSRAGVQVVVLFSSAHAARTLFSYSIHCGLSPKVWVASEAWLTSDLVMSLPGMAQVGTVLGFLQRGTPMPAFASYVQTRLALAADPAFCASLDAEQPGLEEHILGPRCPQCDHITLENLSASLLHPQIFAAYAAVYGVAQALHNTLLCTASGCPVREPVRPWQLLENMYNLSFRAHGQAMRFDTSGNVDMDYDLKLWVWQDQTPELRTVGTFNGRLQLLPSQMWWHTPRNEKPVSQCSWRCKKGQVRRVKGFHSCCYDCVDCKAGSYLRNPEDLFCTQCDQDKWSPARSLHCFPRRPRFLAWGEPSVLLLLVLLGLTLGLVLAALGLFVRHRDSPLVQASGGLRACFGLACLGLVCLSVLLFPGRPGRASCLAQQPLLHLPLTGCLSTLLLQAAEIFMESELPPSWAGQLRGHLQGPWAWLAMLLAMLVEVALCTWYLVAFPPEVVTDWQVLPTEALVHCRVRSWVSFGVVHATNVMLASLCFLGTFLVQTRPGCYNGARGLTFAMLAYFVTWVSFVPLFANVHVAYQPAVQMGASLLCALGILVTFHLPRCYLLLWRPECNTPEFFLGGGAGGARERGGSGDEETQSKNE, encoded by the exons ATGTCAGGCCTGGCTCTCCTGGGCCTCACGGCTCTCCTGGGCCTCACAGCTCTCCTCGGCTTTGGGGCAGGGGCTCCATTGTGCCTGTCCCGGCAGCTGAGGATGCAAGGGGACTACGTGCTAGGCGGGCTCTTCCCCCTGGGCTCGACCGAGGATGCAGATCTCAGCAACAGGACACAGCCCAACACCACCAAATGCACCAG GTTCTCGTCGCATGGCCTGCTCTGGGCACTGGCCGTGAAGATGGCCGTGGAGGAGATCAACAGAGGGTCCACCCTGCTGCCCGGGCTGCGCCTGGGCTATGACCTCTTCGACACATGCTTGGAGCCTGTGGTGGCCATGAAGCCCAGCCTCATGTTTATGGCCAAGGCAGGCGGACATGACGTGGCCGCCTACTGCGACTACACGCGGTACCAGCCCCGTGTGCTGGCCATCATCGGGCCCCACTCCTCCGAGCTCGCCTTCGTCACCGGCAAGTTCTTCGGTTTCTTCCTCATGCCCCAG GTGAGCTACGGCGCCAGCGTGGACCTGCTGAGCAACCGGGAGACGTTCCCATCCTTCTTCCGCACGGTGCCCAGCGACCGGGTGCAGGTGGCCGCCGTGGTGGAGCTGCTGCAGGAGCTGCAGTGGAGCTGGGTGGCTGCCCTGGGCAGCGACGACACGTACGGCCGGCAGGGCCTGCGCCTGTTCTCCAGCCTGGCCAGTACGCGGGGCATCTGCATCGCGCACGAGGGCCTGGTGCCGCCCCACACCCCCCACCTGCAGCCGGGCGCCGTGCAGGGGCTGCTGAGCCACGTGAGCCGCGCTGGCGTACAGGTGGTGGTGCTGTTCTCCTCTGCCCATGCCGCCCGCACCCTCTTCAGCTACAGCATCCACTGCGGGCTCTCGCCCAAGGTGTGGGTGGCCAGCGAGGCCTGGCTGACCTCGGACCTGGTCATGAGTCTGCCTGGCATGGCCCAGGTGGGCACCGTGCTCGGCTTCCTGCAACGGGGCACCCCGATGCCGGCGTTCGCGTCCTACGTGCAGACCCGCCTGGCCCTGGCTGCTGACCCTGCCTTCTGCGCCTCGCTGGACGCTGAGCAGCCAGGCCTGGAGGAGCACATACTGGGGCCGCGCTGTCCCCAGTGTGACCACATCACGCTGGAGAACCTGTCTGCCAGTCTGCTGCACCCCCAGATCTTCGCAGCATATGCAGCCGTATACGGCGTAGCCCAGGCCCTGCACAACACGCTGCTGTGCACTGCCTCGGGCTGCCCAGTGCGGGAGCCCGTGCGGCCCTGGCAG CTCCTAGAGAACATGTACAACCTGAGCTTCCGAGCGCATGGCCAGGCAATGCGGTTTGACACCAGTGGGAACGTGGACATGGATTATGACCTGAAGCTGTGGGTGTGGCAGGACCAGACGCCCGAGCTACGCACTGTGGGTACCTTCAATGGCCGCCTGCAGTTGCTGCCCTCCCAGATGTGGTGGCACACACCCAGGAACGAG AAGCCAGTGTCCCAGTGCTCATGGAGATGCAAGAAGGGCCAGGTACGCCGTGTGAAAGGTTTCCACTCCTGTTGCTATGACTGTGTGGACTGCAAGGCAGGCAGTTACCTGCGCAACCCAG AAGATCTCTTCTGCACCCAGTGTGACCAGGACAAGTGGTCCCCAGCCCGGAGCCTGCACTGCTTCCCCCGCAGACCCAGGTTCCTGGCGTGGGGGGAGCCGTCCGTGCTGCTGCTGCTCGTGCTTCTGGGCCTGACTCTGGGCCTGGTGCTGGCAGCCCTGGGGCTATTTGTCCGGCATCGGGACAGCCCACTGGTTCAGGCCTCGGGCGGCCTGCGGGCCTGCTTTGGCCTGGCCTGCCTGGGCCTCgtctgcctcagtgtcctcctgTTCCCTGGCCGGCCCGGCCGTGCCAGCTGCCTGGCCCAGCAGCCGCTGCTTCACCTCCCGCTCACCGGCTGCCTCAGCACGCTCCTCCTGCAGGCGGCCGAGATCTTCATGGAGTCGGAGCTGCCGCCCAGCTGGGCGGGTCAGCTGCGTGGCCACCTGCAGGGGCCCTGGGCCTGGCTGGCGATGCTGCTCGCCATGCTGGTGGAGGTGGCACTGTGCACCTGGTACCTGGTGGCCTTCCCGCCAGAGGTGGTGACAGACTGGCAGGTGCTGCCCACGGAGGCACTAGTGCACTGTCGCGTGCGCTCCTGGGTCAGCTTTGGCGTGGTGCATGCCACCAACGTCATGCTGGcctccctctgcttcctgggcACCTTCCTGGTGCAGACCCGGCCTGGCTGCTACAATGGTGCCCGTGGCCTCACCTTTGCCATGCTGGCCTACTTTGTCACCTGGGTCTCCTTTGTGCCCCTCTTTGCCAACGTGCATGTGGCTTACCAGCCGGCTGTGCAGATGGGCGCGAGCCTCCTTTGTGCCCTGGGAATCCTGGTCACCTTCCACCTGCCCAGGTGCTACCTGCTGCTGTGGCGGCCAGAATGCAACACCCCTGAGTTCTTCCTGGGAGGGGGTGCTGGTGGTGCCAGAGAGCGGGGTGGCAGTGGGGATGAAGAGACTCAGAGCAAAAACGAGTGA
- the TAS1R3 gene encoding taste receptor type 1 member 3 isoform X2: MSGLALLGLTALLGLTALLGFGAGAPLCLSRQLRMQGDYVLGGLFPLGSTEDADLSNRTQPNTTKCTRFSSHGLLWALAVKMAVEEINRGSTLLPGLRLGYDLFDTCLEPVVAMKPSLMFMAKAGGHDVAAYCDYTRYQPRVLAIIGPHSSELAFVTGKFFGFFLMPQVSYGASVDLLSNRETFPSFFRTVPSDRVQVAAVVELLQELQWSWVAALGSDDTYGRQGLRLFSSLASTRGICIAHEGLVPPHTPHLQPGAVQGLLSHVSRAGVQVVVLFSSAHAARTLFSYSIHCGLSPKVWVASEAWLTSDLVMSLPGMAQVGTVLGFLQRGTPMPAFASYVQTRLALAADPAFCASLDAEQPGLEEHILGPRCPQCDHITLENLSASLLHPQIFAAYAAVYGVAQALHNTLLCTASGCPVREPVRPWQLLENMYNLSFRAHGQAMRFDTSGNVDMDYDLKLWVWQDQTPELRTVGTFNGRLQLLPSQMWWHTPRNEPVSQCSWRCKKGQVRRVKGFHSCCYDCVDCKAGSYLRNPEDLFCTQCDQDKWSPARSLHCFPRRPRFLAWGEPSVLLLLVLLGLTLGLVLAALGLFVRHRDSPLVQASGGLRACFGLACLGLVCLSVLLFPGRPGRASCLAQQPLLHLPLTGCLSTLLLQAAEIFMESELPPSWAGQLRGHLQGPWAWLAMLLAMLVEVALCTWYLVAFPPEVVTDWQVLPTEALVHCRVRSWVSFGVVHATNVMLASLCFLGTFLVQTRPGCYNGARGLTFAMLAYFVTWVSFVPLFANVHVAYQPAVQMGASLLCALGILVTFHLPRCYLLLWRPECNTPEFFLGGGAGGARERGGSGDEETQSKNE; this comes from the exons ATGTCAGGCCTGGCTCTCCTGGGCCTCACGGCTCTCCTGGGCCTCACAGCTCTCCTCGGCTTTGGGGCAGGGGCTCCATTGTGCCTGTCCCGGCAGCTGAGGATGCAAGGGGACTACGTGCTAGGCGGGCTCTTCCCCCTGGGCTCGACCGAGGATGCAGATCTCAGCAACAGGACACAGCCCAACACCACCAAATGCACCAG GTTCTCGTCGCATGGCCTGCTCTGGGCACTGGCCGTGAAGATGGCCGTGGAGGAGATCAACAGAGGGTCCACCCTGCTGCCCGGGCTGCGCCTGGGCTATGACCTCTTCGACACATGCTTGGAGCCTGTGGTGGCCATGAAGCCCAGCCTCATGTTTATGGCCAAGGCAGGCGGACATGACGTGGCCGCCTACTGCGACTACACGCGGTACCAGCCCCGTGTGCTGGCCATCATCGGGCCCCACTCCTCCGAGCTCGCCTTCGTCACCGGCAAGTTCTTCGGTTTCTTCCTCATGCCCCAG GTGAGCTACGGCGCCAGCGTGGACCTGCTGAGCAACCGGGAGACGTTCCCATCCTTCTTCCGCACGGTGCCCAGCGACCGGGTGCAGGTGGCCGCCGTGGTGGAGCTGCTGCAGGAGCTGCAGTGGAGCTGGGTGGCTGCCCTGGGCAGCGACGACACGTACGGCCGGCAGGGCCTGCGCCTGTTCTCCAGCCTGGCCAGTACGCGGGGCATCTGCATCGCGCACGAGGGCCTGGTGCCGCCCCACACCCCCCACCTGCAGCCGGGCGCCGTGCAGGGGCTGCTGAGCCACGTGAGCCGCGCTGGCGTACAGGTGGTGGTGCTGTTCTCCTCTGCCCATGCCGCCCGCACCCTCTTCAGCTACAGCATCCACTGCGGGCTCTCGCCCAAGGTGTGGGTGGCCAGCGAGGCCTGGCTGACCTCGGACCTGGTCATGAGTCTGCCTGGCATGGCCCAGGTGGGCACCGTGCTCGGCTTCCTGCAACGGGGCACCCCGATGCCGGCGTTCGCGTCCTACGTGCAGACCCGCCTGGCCCTGGCTGCTGACCCTGCCTTCTGCGCCTCGCTGGACGCTGAGCAGCCAGGCCTGGAGGAGCACATACTGGGGCCGCGCTGTCCCCAGTGTGACCACATCACGCTGGAGAACCTGTCTGCCAGTCTGCTGCACCCCCAGATCTTCGCAGCATATGCAGCCGTATACGGCGTAGCCCAGGCCCTGCACAACACGCTGCTGTGCACTGCCTCGGGCTGCCCAGTGCGGGAGCCCGTGCGGCCCTGGCAG CTCCTAGAGAACATGTACAACCTGAGCTTCCGAGCGCATGGCCAGGCAATGCGGTTTGACACCAGTGGGAACGTGGACATGGATTATGACCTGAAGCTGTGGGTGTGGCAGGACCAGACGCCCGAGCTACGCACTGTGGGTACCTTCAATGGCCGCCTGCAGTTGCTGCCCTCCCAGATGTGGTGGCACACACCCAGGAACGAG CCAGTGTCCCAGTGCTCATGGAGATGCAAGAAGGGCCAGGTACGCCGTGTGAAAGGTTTCCACTCCTGTTGCTATGACTGTGTGGACTGCAAGGCAGGCAGTTACCTGCGCAACCCAG AAGATCTCTTCTGCACCCAGTGTGACCAGGACAAGTGGTCCCCAGCCCGGAGCCTGCACTGCTTCCCCCGCAGACCCAGGTTCCTGGCGTGGGGGGAGCCGTCCGTGCTGCTGCTGCTCGTGCTTCTGGGCCTGACTCTGGGCCTGGTGCTGGCAGCCCTGGGGCTATTTGTCCGGCATCGGGACAGCCCACTGGTTCAGGCCTCGGGCGGCCTGCGGGCCTGCTTTGGCCTGGCCTGCCTGGGCCTCgtctgcctcagtgtcctcctgTTCCCTGGCCGGCCCGGCCGTGCCAGCTGCCTGGCCCAGCAGCCGCTGCTTCACCTCCCGCTCACCGGCTGCCTCAGCACGCTCCTCCTGCAGGCGGCCGAGATCTTCATGGAGTCGGAGCTGCCGCCCAGCTGGGCGGGTCAGCTGCGTGGCCACCTGCAGGGGCCCTGGGCCTGGCTGGCGATGCTGCTCGCCATGCTGGTGGAGGTGGCACTGTGCACCTGGTACCTGGTGGCCTTCCCGCCAGAGGTGGTGACAGACTGGCAGGTGCTGCCCACGGAGGCACTAGTGCACTGTCGCGTGCGCTCCTGGGTCAGCTTTGGCGTGGTGCATGCCACCAACGTCATGCTGGcctccctctgcttcctgggcACCTTCCTGGTGCAGACCCGGCCTGGCTGCTACAATGGTGCCCGTGGCCTCACCTTTGCCATGCTGGCCTACTTTGTCACCTGGGTCTCCTTTGTGCCCCTCTTTGCCAACGTGCATGTGGCTTACCAGCCGGCTGTGCAGATGGGCGCGAGCCTCCTTTGTGCCCTGGGAATCCTGGTCACCTTCCACCTGCCCAGGTGCTACCTGCTGCTGTGGCGGCCAGAATGCAACACCCCTGAGTTCTTCCTGGGAGGGGGTGCTGGTGGTGCCAGAGAGCGGGGTGGCAGTGGGGATGAAGAGACTCAGAGCAAAAACGAGTGA
- the CPTP gene encoding ceramide-1-phosphate transfer protein: protein MGDLESDFNLRVVLVSFKQCLNEKEEVLLDHYLAGWRGLVRFLNSLGAIFSFISKDVMTKVQVLERLRSSPQQEHYLSLQSMVAYEVGHQLVDLQRRSRHPDSGCRTLLRLHRALRWLQLFLEGLRTSPEDASTAVLCTDSYNASLAAYHPWVIRQAVTMAFCTLPTRKVFLEAMNVGSPEQAVEMLGEALPFIEHVYSVSQKLYTEHALLDLP from the exons ATGGGTGACTTGGAGTCGGACTTCAACCTAAGAGTCGTCCTGGTCAGTTTCAAGCAGTGTCTCAACGAGAAGGAGGAGGTGCTGCTGGACCACTACCTCGCTGGCTGGAGGGGGCTGGTCAG GTTCCTGAACAGCCTGGGTGCCATCTTCTCCTTCATCTCCAAGGATGTGATGACAAAGGTGCAGGTCTTGGAGCGCCTGCGCAGCAGCCCCCAGCAGGAGCACTACCTCAGCCTGCAGTCCATGGTGGCCTATGAGGTGGGCCACCAGCTGGTGGACCTGCAGCGACGCTCCCGTCACCCCGACTCGGGCTGCCGGACACTGCTGCGGCTGCACCGGGCGCTGCGCTGGCTGCAGCTCTTCCTGGAGGGCCTGCGCACCAGCCCTGAGGACGCGAGCACCGCCGTGCTCTGCACCGACTCCTACAACGCCTCACTGGCCGCCTACCACCCCTGGGTCATCCGCCAGGCCGTCACCATGGCCTTCTGTACGCTGCCCACACGCAAGGTCTTCCTGGAGGCCATGAACGTGGGGTCCCCTGAGCAGGCTGTGGAGATGCTGGGTGAAGCCCTGCCCTTCATCGAGCATGTGTACAGTGTCTCCCAGAAGCTCTACACCGAGCACGCCCTGCTGGACCTGCCCTAG